A part of Vigna radiata var. radiata cultivar VC1973A chromosome 11, Vradiata_ver6, whole genome shotgun sequence genomic DNA contains:
- the LOC111240573 gene encoding dnaJ homolog subfamily B member 1-like, whose translation MASHLHNPMPLPPVNDLTCIVTGSTSGIGLEIARQRKLVEEVFLVQLQPGWKKGTKLMYLEKGYELENHRPADLVLFIYEELHRVYTRDGDDLVVLQIWAATGSSGT comes from the exons ATGGCCAGCCATTTGCACAACCCCATGCCGCTCCCTCCCGTCAACGACCTCACTTGCATTGTCACAGGCTCCACCAGTGGCATTGGTCTCGAAATCGCAAG GCAACGTAAGCTGGTGGAAGAGGTATTCTTAGTGCAATTGCAGCCTGGTTGGAAGAAGGGAACCAAGTTGATGTATTTGGAGAAGGGATATGAACTGGAAAATCACAGACCAGCTGATCTTGTTCTCTTTATATATGAAGAACTTCACAGAGTTTATACTAGAGATGGAGACGACCTTGTAGTGCTTCAGATCTGGGCTGCTACCGGATCCTCCGGCACTTGA
- the LOC106777319 gene encoding G-type lectin S-receptor-like serine/threonine-protein kinase LECRK2, with the protein MSLAIFFPSILLLLSFLNGFHAIVQPNTSITAGSNSTWKSPSADFEFGFLHLPSGLFLVGIWFARISDITLAWYFSPPVEPNSQIRFTSAGNLVVAYQNGTTAMTIYNSAEGDAATSAYMQDDGNFVIKDSNLVSVWQSFNSPTNTILPGQTLLSTKTLFSKGGGPSNYSLGSFMLQMQDDGNLVLKAYLWADPAYWYTSPITANMTLVFNATTALMYRVDDAGNIFNLTEITPTPVEDYYHRATIDENGNFQQYSYHKRNGSGWRRVWRAVEDPCRVNAICGVYGLCTSPDNESIKCECIPGYIPLDDQDVSKGCHPPAVINYCAENNFKLQVFDDTDFYFDTHLVSLAGVDLESCKKDVIDDCNIVAATYDHSTSTCAKKRLPLLNARNSSSSKGLKALLKVANRIESGTSELPKKKSFNVRVFLKVLVAVTATLACFFGALAVYYHPFTRRLTRKKKHLNATAIGINFREFTFQELHEATDGFTKILGKGASGKVYRGALVIGDAEIDVAVKKLEKKIEKSDSEFTTELKIIGRTHHRNLVRLLGFCIESSHRILVYELMPNGALSSFLFGEGERPQWGQRIEVALGVARGLLYLHEECNTQIIHCDIKPENVLLDANYTAKISDFGLSKLLNKDQTRTVTKLRGTMGYMAPEWLKSAPITAKVDIYSFGVMLLEIICCRRHVEICEDGKDSEDYDVVLASWVLRCVVSKELELVVRHDTEVLNDFKRFEEMALVGLWCVHPNPALRPLMKQVMQMLDGTVEVGVPPLVHEQIMVD; encoded by the coding sequence ATGTCTTTGGCTATCTTTTTCCCTTCCATTCTCCTACTACTTTCATTTCTGAATGGTTTCCATGCCATTGTACAACCAAACACCAGCATCACTGCTGGATCAAACTCTACCTGGAAGTCACCCTCGGCTGATTTTGAATTTGGATTCCTCCATCTTCCCAGTGGTCTCTTTCTTGTGGGAATATGGTTTGCGAGAATCTCAGATATAACACTAGCATGGTACTTCTCTCCCCCTGTGGAACCAAATTCCCAAATCCGATTCACTTCTGCAGGAAACCTTGTGGTAGCCTACCAAAACGGAACTACTGCTATGACCATATACAATTCTGCAGAAGGCGATGCTGCAACTTCTGCCTACATGCAAGATGATGGAAATTTTGTCATCAAGGACTCCAACTTAGTATCTGTCTGGCAGAGTTTCAATTCTCCAACCAACACCATCTTACCGGGCCAAACCTTGCTGAGTACTAAAACCCTCTTTTCCAAAGGGGGAGGACCTTCGAACTACTCGTTGGGAAGTTTCATGTTACAAATGCAAGATGATGGAAACTTGGTGCTCAAAGCGTACCTGTGGGCAGACCCTGCATACTGGTACACTTCACCCATAACCGCCAATATGACATTGGTGTTTAATGCTACCACTGCTCTCATGTACCGTGTCGACGACGCTGGGAACATCTTCAACCTAACTGAAATCACTCCAACCCCGGTGGAGGATTACTATCACCGTGCTACAATAGATGAGAATGGGAATTTCCAGCAATATTCTTATCACAAGAGGAATGGGAGCGGTTGGAGGAGGGTTTGGAGAGCCGTGGAGGATCCTTGCAGAGTGAATGCTATCTGTGGTGTGTATGGCTTGTGCACTTCTCCTGACAATGAATCAATCAAGTGTGAGTGTATTCCGGGTTATATCCCTTTGGATGATCAAGATGTTTCCAAAGGGTGTCACCCACCAGCTGTGATAAATTACTGTGCAGAGAACAACTTCAAGCTCCAGGTCTTTGACGACACTGATTTCTATTTTGATACTCATCTTGTTAGCTTAGCTGGCGTTGACTTAGAAAGTTGTAAGAAGGATGTAATAGATGATTGTAACATTGTTGCTGCAACTTATGACCATTCCACTTCCACATGTGCTAAGAAGAGACTGCCCTTACTGAATGCCAGAAATAGCTCTTCTTCAAAGGGATTGAAAGCACTGCTTAAAGTTGCTAACAGGATTGAGTCTGGGACATCTGAACTTCCtaagaagaaaagttttaaCGTAAGAGTCTTTTTGAAGGTTCTTGTTGCAGTTACTGCAACTCTTGCCTGTTTCTTTGGTGCACTTGCTGTCTACTATCATCCTTTCACTCGGAGActtacaaggaaaaagaagcaTTTGAATGCAACAGCTATTGGAATCAACTTCAGAGAATTTACCTTTCAGGAGCTGCATGAAGCAACAGACGGATTTACTAAGATTCTTGGAAAGGGAGCTTCTGGCAAAGTCTATCGTGGTGCTTTAGTAATAGGTGATGCAGAGATTGATGTTGCAGTAAAGAAActggaaaagaaaatagagaaaagtgACAGTGAATTCACGACTGAGCTCAAAATTATTGGGCGTACTCATCACAGAAATTTGGTGAGGCTTTTGGGGTTTTGCATTGAGAGTAGCCATCGAATTCTTGTGTATGAGTTGATGCCAAATGGTGCCCTCTCTAGTTTTTTGTTTGGAGAGGGAGAAAGGCCTCAATGGGGTCAGAGAATTGAAGTGGCTCTTGGAGTAGCAAGAGGCTTGCTATACTTGCACGAAGAGTGCAACACCCAAATCATACATTGTGACATAAAGCCAGAAAATGTGTTACTTGACGCCAATTACACAGCAAAGATTTCAGATTTTGGACTGTCGAAGCTTTTGAACAAAGATCAAACTAGAACAGTCACTAAGTTAAGAGGGACAATGGGATACATGGCACCTGAATGGCTAAAGAGTGCACCAATAACTGCTAAAGTTGACATATACAGCTTTGGAGTTATGTTATTGGAGATTATTTGCTGCAGGAGGCACGTTGAGATTTGTGAGGATGGAAAAGACAGTGAAGATTACGATGTGGTTCTTGCAAGTTGGGTTTTAAGGTGTGTGGTGTCCAAGGAACTAGAGTTAGTAGTGAGACATGACACGGAAGTGTTGAATGATTTCAAGAGGTTTGAGGAAATGGCTTTGGTTGGACTATGGTGTGTTCATCCAAATCCTGCTTTAAGACCTTTGATGAAGCAAGTGATGCAAATGCTAGATGGAACCGTGGAAGTTGGTGTTCCTCCTTTGGTTCATGAGCAGATCATGGTAGATTAA
- the LOC106776572 gene encoding CRAL-TRIO domain-containing protein C23B6.04c isoform X1, producing the protein MSKKDERDRSRVEAVLELIRKQTPLTVKQEKFCNYACVERFLKAKGDNVKRAAKQLRACLSWRESIGADYLVADEFSGELADGLAYVAGHDDEYRPVMILRMKQEYQKFHSQKMFTRLLVFTMEVAVSTMPKYVQQFVLLFDASFYRSASAFTNLLVGALKITGEYYPGRLHKAFIIDPPSLFPYFWKGVGAFVELSAVTKVVSSLDFHGEDASSGDLTGGRSVMNAGSCSSSRFAFTVSHHVDSLKPWYLSLSETSVASRTPVQQRTPRPSFFQSPAGMVFRRGERVCRESFLPLWKLYRRPYDEMVYRSKMRGPVGGNFRRRHVSFSQRF; encoded by the exons ATGAGTAAGAAGGATGAGAGAGACAGGTCTAGAGTTGAAGCAGTTCTCGAGCTCATCAGGAAACAAACACCGCTCACTGTTAAACAG GAGAAGTTCTGCAACTATGCTTGTGTGGAACGATTTCTGAAAGCAAAGGGCGATAATGTGAAAAGAGCTGCCAAGCAACTCAGGGCTTGTCTTTCTTGGAGAGAGAGCATAGGCGCTG aTTATTTGGTGGCAGATGAGTTTTCAGGAGAACTGGCTGATGGGTTGGCGTACGTGGCTGGTCATGACGATGAGTATAGACCTGTAATG ATTTTGCGGATGAAGCAAGAGTATCAGAAGTTTCATTCCCAGAAAAT GTTCACTCGTTTGTTGGTCTTTACAATGGAGGTGGCTGTTTCGACCATGCCAAAATACGTTCAGCAATTTGTCTTGCTTTTCGATGCAA GCTTTTACAGGTCTGCATCTGCTTTTACGAACTTACTAGTGGGAGCACTGAAGATAACGGGGGAATACTACCCTGGGCGACTGCATAAAGCGTTTATCATAGACCCTCCCTCGCTGTTTCCTTACTTTTGGAAG GGTGTGGGGGCATTCGTGGAACTATCGGCAGTGACGAAGGTGGTTTCATCGTTGGATTTCCACGGTGAGGATGCATCATCGGGGGATTTAACTGGAGGAAGGAGCGTGATGAATGCAGGATCATGTTCCTCTTCGCGCTTTGCCTTCACGGTGTCTCATCACGTCGACTCCCTCAAGCCTTGGTATCTGAGCCTGTCGGAGACGTCAGTGGCGAGCAGAACGCCGGTGCAGCAGCGCACTCCTCGGCCGTCGTTTTTTCAATCGCCGGCGGGAATGGTTTTCCGGCGCGGAGAGAGGGTGTGTCGGGAATCGTTCTTGCCGCTGTGGAAGTTATACAGAAGGCCGTATGATGAAATGGTTTACAGGTCAAAGATGCGGGGCCCGGTGGGAGGTAACTTTAGACGACGGCACGTTTCATTTTCTCAACGTTTCTGA
- the LOC106776572 gene encoding CRAL-TRIO domain-containing protein C23B6.04c isoform X2, translated as MSKKDERDRSRVEAVLELIRKQTPLTVKQEKFCNYACVERFLKAKGDNVKRAAKQLRACLSWRESIGADYLVADEFSGELADGLAYVAGHDDEYRPILRMKQEYQKFHSQKMFTRLLVFTMEVAVSTMPKYVQQFVLLFDASFYRSASAFTNLLVGALKITGEYYPGRLHKAFIIDPPSLFPYFWKGVGAFVELSAVTKVVSSLDFHGEDASSGDLTGGRSVMNAGSCSSSRFAFTVSHHVDSLKPWYLSLSETSVASRTPVQQRTPRPSFFQSPAGMVFRRGERVCRESFLPLWKLYRRPYDEMVYRSKMRGPVGGNFRRRHVSFSQRF; from the exons ATGAGTAAGAAGGATGAGAGAGACAGGTCTAGAGTTGAAGCAGTTCTCGAGCTCATCAGGAAACAAACACCGCTCACTGTTAAACAG GAGAAGTTCTGCAACTATGCTTGTGTGGAACGATTTCTGAAAGCAAAGGGCGATAATGTGAAAAGAGCTGCCAAGCAACTCAGGGCTTGTCTTTCTTGGAGAGAGAGCATAGGCGCTG aTTATTTGGTGGCAGATGAGTTTTCAGGAGAACTGGCTGATGGGTTGGCGTACGTGGCTGGTCATGACGATGAGTATAGACCT ATTTTGCGGATGAAGCAAGAGTATCAGAAGTTTCATTCCCAGAAAAT GTTCACTCGTTTGTTGGTCTTTACAATGGAGGTGGCTGTTTCGACCATGCCAAAATACGTTCAGCAATTTGTCTTGCTTTTCGATGCAA GCTTTTACAGGTCTGCATCTGCTTTTACGAACTTACTAGTGGGAGCACTGAAGATAACGGGGGAATACTACCCTGGGCGACTGCATAAAGCGTTTATCATAGACCCTCCCTCGCTGTTTCCTTACTTTTGGAAG GGTGTGGGGGCATTCGTGGAACTATCGGCAGTGACGAAGGTGGTTTCATCGTTGGATTTCCACGGTGAGGATGCATCATCGGGGGATTTAACTGGAGGAAGGAGCGTGATGAATGCAGGATCATGTTCCTCTTCGCGCTTTGCCTTCACGGTGTCTCATCACGTCGACTCCCTCAAGCCTTGGTATCTGAGCCTGTCGGAGACGTCAGTGGCGAGCAGAACGCCGGTGCAGCAGCGCACTCCTCGGCCGTCGTTTTTTCAATCGCCGGCGGGAATGGTTTTCCGGCGCGGAGAGAGGGTGTGTCGGGAATCGTTCTTGCCGCTGTGGAAGTTATACAGAAGGCCGTATGATGAAATGGTTTACAGGTCAAAGATGCGGGGCCCGGTGGGAGGTAACTTTAGACGACGGCACGTTTCATTTTCTCAACGTTTCTGA
- the LOC106776570 gene encoding cyclin-dependent kinase 5 homolog: MKGVAYLHDHDRLHQSLGPFSVVLNTISEKEGSYLIPRLRDLAFSVNVRYTELDDSGQLSEGLWRRASGAGAFTQMEKRAFGIADDIYEAGLLFAYLAFVPFCEAGVMDSLSLQRLLENTFQLDLEATREYCLADDRLVNVGWELLQTMLNADFCKRPTAEAVLNHRFMTGAVL; encoded by the exons ATGAAGGGTGTAGCTTACTTGCATGACCATGATAGATTGCACCAAAGTCTAGGACCGTTTTCTGTGGTTCTCAA CACAATTTCAGAAAAAGAAGGTTCTTATTTGATTCCTAGACTCCGGGATCTAGCCTTTTCTGTTAATGTCAG GTATACGGAACTAGATGATTCAGGACAGCTTTCAGAGGGGCTTTGGAGAAGAGCATCAGGTGCTGGTGCATTCACACAAATGGAGAAAAGAGCTTTTGGAATAGCTGATGACAT ATATGAAGCAGGTCTTCTTTTTGCATACTTGGCTTTTGTTCCATTTTGTGAGGCCGGTGTAATGGATAGCCTATCATTGCAA AGGCTTCTGGAGAACACCTTCCAACTTGATCTTGAAGCAACACGAGA GTATTGTCTAGCTGATGACAGATTGGTAAATGTTGGTTGGGAGTTACTTCAG ACAATGCTTAATGCTGACTTTTGTAAAAGACCAACTGCTGAAGCTGTTCTGAATCATCGGTTTATGACAGGAGCAGTGCTTTGA